CGGCGGCCTTGACCGCGGCCACCAGCAGCTCGGGATCGATCTGACCGGTGCCCAGGTTGGCGTGACGATCACGACCTGAGCCCGCTTCGTCCTTGGAGTCATTGCAGTGAACCAGGTCGATGCGGCCGGTGATGGCCTTGATGCGGTCCACCGCATCGACCAACGCCTCGCCGGCCGCCCAGGCGTGACAAGTGTCGAGGCATAAGCCGATCCCGGAGTCGCCGATGACGTCCCACAGTCGTGCGATGGTGTCGAAGTGACGGGCCATCGCGTGGTCGCCGCCGGCGGTGTTTTCCAGGTACACCGGGACCTCGGTGTGCAGCTGGTCGAGCGCCTTGCGCCAGCGCTGGAAGCCCTCCTCGAGGTCGTCCTCGTCGGCGACGTATCCGCCGTGCACGATCACCGCCGCGGCACCGATGTCGGCGGCCGCGTCACAGGTCTGCTGCAGGATCTTCCGCGACGGGATCCGCACCCGATTGTTCGCCGATGCGACGTTGATCAGGTAGGGAGCGTGCACATACACCGGCAGCTCCGCGGCTCTGAGCGCGGCGGCATCGTCGCGGGGTTTCGGCGCTTTCCAGCTCTGCGGATTGCCGAGGAAGATCTGCACGACGTCAGCGTTCTCGGCCTCCGCCGCGGCCAGCGGGTCCTGCGGGCTGACGTGTGAACCGATGAGCACGTTGGCCAGTCTAGTGCGTCACCAAGGGATGCTGAGCAGACGTAAAAGCCCCCATTTGGCTGCCCAAATGGGGGCTTTTACGTCTGCTCAGCTCGCTAAGCGAGGCCGTTGCAGGTGGGTGTTGATGCGGTCTACCAGGCCGACGGGATCGCCTCGGATGTCACCCACGGTCATGGGAATGCTCGTCCAACCGCATTCCTGTAGGCGGGCGGTTTTCAGCCGGTCGCGCAGCAGTGCATCGCGGCCCACATGCCATTCGATGCTGTCGTACTCGGCGACGACCATCACATCCGGCCACGCGAAGTCGACGCGCCACCGTGTGCCGTAGTCGTCAACGATCTCGTACTGCAACTCGGGCATGGGTAACCGGTTATCGATAAACACCAGTCGGGCCTCACTCTCCATCGGAGATTCGGCACGGCTGTCGGCATAACCGATCAACTCACGGACCTTGACGATGCCGCGGCGGCCCTTGTGTTCACGGATTACTGCGTGTAGTTCCCCCTTGGTGCACGCGCCAACATGCAGCGCAGCATCGAGCGTCGCCAGGGCGCGTGGCCGCCGCAACGTCCGCGCTACTTCGATCACCGTCCATGCCGGCGCCGTCGCCAGCCGACCCTCTACCCGTCGCAGCGGTGCGCCAATTCGCTGATGCACCATCAGAGCGGGTGATGGTCGCATGCGGACACCCGGGTCAAGGACGTGAATGCGCGACGTGCCCTCGGTGTCGAAGCCGTACAACGCCGCGGCCGTGCCCATGCAGGCGACAATCGGTTGGCCGGCCAACAAATCCAGCGCAGCCAACTTGCCCGACACAGCGGGTTCACTCAACGCATAGACGCCGTGGCGCACCCGGATCAGCTTGCCCGCCTTGACAAGTCCCGCCAAGCGCTTGCGGCTTGTGACGCCGAGCAATTGTTGCGTGGTGGCCAGGCCGCCATTGGCCGAGATGACTTCGTCGACGAACACGCGCTCATGGTGTCCCGCGCCAGTGCGGACCGAAAGTCAGCGCTGTGGATAGTACGCGAGCAGACGCGAAAGCCCCCAAATCGGGCCCGATTTGGGGGCTTTCGCGTCTGCTCGCGCTACCTATAGTCGCTGTAGCCGTAGTCGTCCAGCGGGACGGCTGCTCCAGTGGCCTGCCCGAAGTCCGGGCTGTAGTACTGATCCTCGTAGGACGGGATCGTGTACGCCGCGGCGCGGGCCTCCTCGGTGGGCTGCACCGCGATGTTGCGGTAGCGGTTGATGCCGGTACCGGCCGGGATCAGCTTGCCGATGATCACGTTCTCCTTCAGACCGTTGAGCTTGTCGCTGCGGCAGTTGATCGCCGCATCGGTCAGCACTCGCGTGGTCTCCTGGAACGACGCCGCGGACAGCCACGAGTCGGTGGCCAGCGACGCCTTGGTGATACCCATCAACACCGGACGGCCGGCGGCGGGCTCGCCGCCCTCGGCCACCACCCGACGATTTTCGGCCTCGAACTCCGCACGATCGATCAGCGAGCCGGGCAGGAACTCCGTCGAGCCCGAGTCGATGATGGTGACGCGGCGCAGCATCTGGCGAACGATCACCTCGATGTGCTTGTCGTGGATCGACACGCCCTGCGCCCGGTAGACCTCCTGGACCTCGCGGACGAGGTGGATCTGCACCTCGCGCGGGCCCTGAACACGCAGCACCTCGTGCGGGTCGGCGGAGCCTTCCATCAGCTGCTGGCCCACCTCGACGTGGTCGCCGTCGGAGAGCACCCGCTCGGAGCCGTCCTCGTGCTTGAACACGCGCAGCCGTTGGCGCTTGGAGAGCTTGTCGTAAACGACTTCCTCGCCGCCGTCGTCGGGCAGGATGGTGATCTTGTAGAAGCGCTCCCCGTCCTCCAGTCGGACCCGGCCGGTGACGTCGGCGATCGGCGCCTTACCGCGCGGCACCCGGGCTTCGAACAGCTCCTGCACACGCGGCAGACCGCCGGTGATGTCCTCACCGACACCACCCTGGTGGAAGGTACGCATGGTCAGCTGCGTGCCGGGCTCACCAATGGACTGGGCAGCCACGATGCCGACGGCCTCGCCGATGTCGACCAGCTTGCCCGTGGCCATCGAACGGCCATAGCAGGTCGCGCACACACCGGTACTGGTGGTGCAGGTCAACACGGAACGCACCTTGACCTGCATGATCCCCGCCGCCAGCAGCGCGTCGATCTCCGGATCGCCCAAGTCCTGGCCCCGCTCGACGATGACATTGCCCGCCTCGTCGACCGCGTCGGTGCCCAAAGTCCGTGCGTACGCCGATGTTTCGATATACGGATCACGGATCAGCGTGCCATCAGGTTGACGCTCGGCCAGCTCGACGACGATGCCGCGCTCGGTCTGACAGTCGTGCTCACGGACGATAACGTCTTGCGACACGTCCACCAGACGCCGCGTCAGGTAACCGGAGTCCGCGGTACGCAACGCGGTGTCCGCCAAGCCCTTTCGAGCGCCGTGGGTGTTGATGAAGTACTCCAGAACGGTCAGTCCCTCACGGAACGACGACTTGACCGGACGCGGGATGAACTCACCCTTCGGATTGGTCACCAGGCCCTTCATGCCGGCCAGTGTTCGGGTCTGGGTGAAGTTACCCGTGGCCCCCGAGTCGACGATCGTGATGATCGGGTTGTCACTGGGGTAGTGCTCCCGCAGCGCCTGACCCACCTCGTCGGTGGCTTCCTTCCAGATCTCCACCAGGGCCTCGTTGCGCTCGTCGTGGTTCAAAGCGCCACGCTGGAACTGCTTTTCGACCTTGTCGGCGCGCTCCTCGTAGTGGTCGAGGATCTCCTTCTTGCGCGGGGGAACCAACACGTCGGCCATGGAGACCGTGACGCCGCTTCGGGTCGCCCAGTAGAAACCGGCATCCTTGAGCTTGTCGACGGTCTGCGCGACCACGATCATCGGGTAGCGTTCGGCCAGGTCGTTGATGATGGAAGCCTGCACCTTCTTGTGCATCTGCTTGTTCACGAACGGATACCCAAGCGGCAGCAGCTCGTTGAACATCACCCGGCCCAACGTCGTCTCGGCCATCCACGGATCGCCCGGCTGCCAGCCGTTGACGCCGAACAGCTCGGCCTCGATCTCGGCCGACGGGCGCAGCTGGGTCAACCGCACCTTGATCTTGGCGCGCACGCTCAAAACACCGCGGTCGGCCGCCATGATCGCCTCGGCAGGTGAGGAGTACACACCCGTTTCCGGACGGTCCCCGTTGGCCGGCTGGTATTCGCCGGTGTCACCGTCGACCGCGGTGGTCAGGTAGTACAGTCCGGTCACCATGTCCAGGCGCGGCATCGCCAGCGGCCGGCCGGACGCGGGCGACAGGATGTTGTTCGACGACAACATCAGGATGCGGGCCTCGGCCTGTGCCTCCGCGGACAGCGGCAGGTGCACGGCCATCTGGTCACCGTCGAAGTCGGCGTTGAACGCCTCACACACCAGCGGGTGCAGCTGAATGGCCTTGCCCTCCACCAGCATTGGCTCGAATGCTTGGATACCCAGCCGGTGCAGGGTGGGCGCGCGGTTGAGCAGTACCGGGTGCTCGGCGATGACCTCTTCGAGGACGTCCCACACCTGCGGACGCTGCCGCTCCACCATGCGCTTGGCGCTCTTGATGTTCTGCGCGTGGTTGAGGTCAACCAGCCGCTTCATCACGAACGGCTTGAACAGCTCCAGCGCCATCAGCTTGGGCAGGCCGCACTGGTGCAGCTTGAGCTGCGGACCGACCACGATGACGGACCGGCCCGAGTAGTCGACACGCTTGCCGAGCAGGTTCTGACGGAACCGGCCCTGCTTGCCCTTGAGCAGATCGGAAAGCGACTTCAGCGGGCGGTTGCCCGGCCCGGTAACCGGACGACCCCGGCGGCCGTTGTCGAACAGCGCATCCACGGACTCCTGCAGCATCCGTTTCTCGTTGTTGACGATGATCTCCGGCGCACCAAGATCGATAAGCCTCTTGAGCCGGTTGTTGCGGTTGATCACCCGGCGGTACAGGTCATTCAAGTCAGACGTGGCGAACCGGCCACCGTCGAGCTGCACCATCGGGCGCAGCTCCGGCGGGATCACCGGCACCGCGTCGAGCACCATGCCCATCGGCGAGTTACCCGACTGCTGGAATGCCGCCACCACCTTGAGGCGCTTCAAAGCGCGAAGTTTCTTCTGCCCCTTGCCGTTTCGAATGACCTCACGCAACGCCTCGGCCTCGGCGTCGATGTCGAAGTTCTCGATCAGCTTCTGGATCGACTCCGCGCCCATGGCACCGGTGAAGTACTCGCCGTAGCGATCGACGAGCTCGCGGTAGAGGTTCTCGTCGACGATCAGCTGCTTGGGGGCCAGCTTGGTGAAGGTGTTCCAGATGTCCTCCAACCGGTCCAGCTCGCGCTGCGCGCGGTCGCGGATCTGGCGCATTTCCCGCTCGCCGCCGTCGCGCACCTTGCGCTTGGCGTCCGCCTTGGCACCCTCGGCTTCCAGCTCGGCGAGGTCGGCCTCCAGCTTCTGAGCCCGCGCCTCCACCTCGGCGTCGCGCTGATCCTCGACGGCCTTGCGCTCCACCGCCATCTCGGCCTCGAGCGTCGACAGCTCGTTGTGGCGCATCTCCTCGTCGACCGAGGTGATGACGTACGCGGCGAAGTAGATGATCTTCTCGAGGTCCTTGGGCGCCAGGTCAAGCAGGTAGCCCAGGCGCGAAGGCACACCCTTGAAGTACCAGATATGCGTGACCGGGGCGGCCAGCTCAATGTGGCCCATCCGCTCCCGACGCACCTTGGCGCGGGTCACCTCTACGCCACAGCGCTCGCAGATGATGCCCTTGAAGCGCACCCGCTTGTACTTGCCGCAGTAACACTCCCAGTCCCGAGTCGGTCCGAAGATCTTCTCGCAGAACAGGCCGTCCTTCTCCGGCTTCAGCGTGCGATAGTTGATGGTCTCCGGCTTCTTGACCTCGCCGTAAGACCATTGGCGAATGTCCTCCGCGGTCGCCAGGCCAATGCGGAGTTCATCGAAGAAGTTGACGTCGAGCACGTAACTCCCTTTCCCCTTGCGGGTTTAGTGACTAAAGGACGTTGGCCGGTGATGGACACTAAGCCAAGTCCTCAACAGACGCGGATTCGTTGCGGGACAAGTTGATTCCCAAATTCGCCGCGGCTCGTTCGAGGTCTTCGTCCTCACCTTCGCGCAGCTCGATCGCCGCGCCGTCGGACGACAGCACTTCGACGTTGAGGCAAAGCGACTGCAGCTCCTTCAGCAGGACCTTGAACGACTCGGGAATACCCGGCTCCGGGATGTTCTCGCCCTTGACGATCGCCTCGTACACCTTGACCCGGCCGACGGTGTCGTCGGATTTGATGGTCAACAGCTCCTGCAGCGTGTACGCGGCACCGTAGGCCTGCATGGCCCAGCACTCCATCTCGCCGAAGCGCTGGCCGCCGAACTGCGCCTTACCACCCAGCGGCTGCTGGGTGATCATCGAGTACGGGCCGGTGGAGCGGGCGTGGATCTTGTCGTCCACCAGGTGGTGCAGCTTCATGATGTACATATAGCCAACCGTCACCGGGTACGGGAACGGTTCGCCGCTGCGCCCGTCGAACAGCACGGCCTTGCCGTCGCCGTCTACCAGCACGTCACCGTCGCGGTTGGGCAGCGTGGCCGACAGCAGCCCCTGCAGCTCCTCCTCCTGGGCGCCGTCGAACACCGGTGTCGACACGATGGCATTCGGCTCGGCCGCAAGTAGCTCGTCGGGCAGCCTGGCAGCCCAGTCCGGAACTCCGTTGGCGGTG
This is a stretch of genomic DNA from Mycobacterium lacus. It encodes these proteins:
- a CDS encoding deoxyribonuclease IV, coding for MLIGSHVSPQDPLAAAEAENADVVQIFLGNPQSWKAPKPRDDAAALRAAELPVYVHAPYLINVASANNRVRIPSRKILQQTCDAAADIGAAAVIVHGGYVADEDDLEEGFQRWRKALDQLHTEVPVYLENTAGGDHAMARHFDTIARLWDVIGDSGIGLCLDTCHAWAAGEALVDAVDRIKAITGRIDLVHCNDSKDEAGSGRDRHANLGTGQIDPELLVAAVKAAGAPVICETADEGRKDDIAFLRERTRG
- a CDS encoding type IV toxin-antitoxin system AbiEi family antitoxin domain-containing protein, producing the protein MFVDEVISANGGLATTQQLLGVTSRKRLAGLVKAGKLIRVRHGVYALSEPAVSGKLAALDLLAGQPIVACMGTAAALYGFDTEGTSRIHVLDPGVRMRPSPALMVHQRIGAPLRRVEGRLATAPAWTVIEVARTLRRPRALATLDAALHVGACTKGELHAVIREHKGRRGIVKVRELIGYADSRAESPMESEARLVFIDNRLPMPELQYEIVDDYGTRWRVDFAWPDVMVVAEYDSIEWHVGRDALLRDRLKTARLQECGWTSIPMTVGDIRGDPVGLVDRINTHLQRPRLAS
- a CDS encoding DNA-directed RNA polymerase subunit beta', whose translation is MLDVNFFDELRIGLATAEDIRQWSYGEVKKPETINYRTLKPEKDGLFCEKIFGPTRDWECYCGKYKRVRFKGIICERCGVEVTRAKVRRERMGHIELAAPVTHIWYFKGVPSRLGYLLDLAPKDLEKIIYFAAYVITSVDEEMRHNELSTLEAEMAVERKAVEDQRDAEVEARAQKLEADLAELEAEGAKADAKRKVRDGGEREMRQIRDRAQRELDRLEDIWNTFTKLAPKQLIVDENLYRELVDRYGEYFTGAMGAESIQKLIENFDIDAEAEALREVIRNGKGQKKLRALKRLKVVAAFQQSGNSPMGMVLDAVPVIPPELRPMVQLDGGRFATSDLNDLYRRVINRNNRLKRLIDLGAPEIIVNNEKRMLQESVDALFDNGRRGRPVTGPGNRPLKSLSDLLKGKQGRFRQNLLGKRVDYSGRSVIVVGPQLKLHQCGLPKLMALELFKPFVMKRLVDLNHAQNIKSAKRMVERQRPQVWDVLEEVIAEHPVLLNRAPTLHRLGIQAFEPMLVEGKAIQLHPLVCEAFNADFDGDQMAVHLPLSAEAQAEARILMLSSNNILSPASGRPLAMPRLDMVTGLYYLTTAVDGDTGEYQPANGDRPETGVYSSPAEAIMAADRGVLSVRAKIKVRLTQLRPSAEIEAELFGVNGWQPGDPWMAETTLGRVMFNELLPLGYPFVNKQMHKKVQASIINDLAERYPMIVVAQTVDKLKDAGFYWATRSGVTVSMADVLVPPRKKEILDHYEERADKVEKQFQRGALNHDERNEALVEIWKEATDEVGQALREHYPSDNPIITIVDSGATGNFTQTRTLAGMKGLVTNPKGEFIPRPVKSSFREGLTVLEYFINTHGARKGLADTALRTADSGYLTRRLVDVSQDVIVREHDCQTERGIVVELAERQPDGTLIRDPYIETSAYARTLGTDAVDEAGNVIVERGQDLGDPEIDALLAAGIMQVKVRSVLTCTTSTGVCATCYGRSMATGKLVDIGEAVGIVAAQSIGEPGTQLTMRTFHQGGVGEDITGGLPRVQELFEARVPRGKAPIADVTGRVRLEDGERFYKITILPDDGGEEVVYDKLSKRQRLRVFKHEDGSERVLSDGDHVEVGQQLMEGSADPHEVLRVQGPREVQIHLVREVQEVYRAQGVSIHDKHIEVIVRQMLRRVTIIDSGSTEFLPGSLIDRAEFEAENRRVVAEGGEPAAGRPVLMGITKASLATDSWLSAASFQETTRVLTDAAINCRSDKLNGLKENVIIGKLIPAGTGINRYRNIAVQPTEEARAAAYTIPSYEDQYYSPDFGQATGAAVPLDDYGYSDYR